TATTTTGATAGCTTTCTTTTccatttttaggaggcagaatgaacaaaaaaacaattCAGAAATTGTATTTTGGCTTTTCACGCTATGCCGTTCAccatgtggtaaaattaataagactgctttattcttcgggtcagtacgatttcagCGATGCCACATTTATAAAAGTTCTTTGTTTGCTGCTTTCAcacaataaattttttttttacaaaaaaaaattgtttttttcatcGCTGCATTCTGACAACTATGGCATTTTTATTTTCCCGCTGAATGAGCTcaaggggcttgttttttgtgggacaagatgacgttttcagcaataccattttcaTTAACATTCAACTTtgtgtttatatttttaaaatattttttaatgaaaTTCACTGAAGGATTAAATAGTGTGACAGTTGTATAGATCGGGTCATTCTGGATGTGGTGATACTATATATGTataatttattttgtttattttttacatatatatataccctttttttgcatattttttttttacttagaacaTCTACAGGACTTTCATTTTTATTAGTCTGATCACTGGTGCAATTTATTATACAATAGACCTGTCAGAGACACACTGACCAAATCCCTATTGACAACGTGCTCCTACAAAATCGAGTTTTCTATGTATTTTTGTAAACAAAACACAAAATCAAAACCTAGTAAGCAAATTCTctgcagaaaataaataaaaagcaatagtgcatgaaaataacatagggtgcttagttaaGATACTTTTGATAAAGAAAAGTCAAATCCATCCTACCGCATcacggtgaccctattcgggatggTCCGAACAGTCACTATGACGTGGTGGGATGTCTTTTACATTtttgatcaaaattatgttaaccaatGACTCTGTTATTTTCATGgactattgctttttatttatttactgcagggtatttgcctattatgtttttatcttggattttgtctgtttagtggcctgtGTGAACACGCGCCTACACGATGCATGCATACCAACTCATACTCAAGTTAACCTTTTAGTTGTTTTTCTTTAAGTAGAAAAACCTAAAATTGTATATATTTGGCATCAGAATAAATAAACCGACCGATAAAACAAAATgagctttttttaatgcaaatttgatAAATCTGTCTCCTCGTGAAAACTCCTGGTCAGTATTGTTTTATTAtgtgtttttacatttttatattctGCTAATTTCATGTATTGCGCAGAAATATTATTAATAATGATTCAAATACCAGTTCTACATGTGGAGAGACGAGCCGCCCATACTGATCCTCTGTGCCCATTGTTATATTTGGAGACATACAGAATCTCTTCATGAGAATTTGGAGATATTGACCAAAAATTACTAAGACAGGAATCTTCCAGAGATAGTTGGTGACTAGAACGTTCATTTTTATAGGGAAACTTTAGGATCACATTTACATATAAAGAACCAGGATAATAATTGTTTATAGTGAAAAGAAGTTTATTAAGAATAAAATAACAAGAAAGTAAACAATGAACAACTATTTACAACAGCCGAGAAACTGGAAGTGTCTCTTGTGGTCCCTGTATGGACCTTGGTTGGGCAGGTTCCCAGCGGGTGTGGAGTATCCCGTTCTGTCAAAAACTGTTCTGTTGAACTCCCGTCAGGAGGGCGGTTTATTTCCAGGGTCTGTAAGGGATAGGTAGTTGAGGTCGAAGTGTAGAGGGGTTTTGGTAAGTGAGGATAGAATAAGATGTGGAGGGGGAGTTAAAATTAGATGGTGATGGGTAGTTATACAGGGGTATGGATGGGAAATTTGGGTAAAGCACAAGAGGATGAACACTGGGAGGGGCAACCACATTAGGAGGAACATAGCTGGAATTGGATGTAGGAAGATTCCACAGAATCATTGGGAAAGATGATGCGGGGTCTGCAGATGAAGATGTGGATGATGGAGCAGAATCTTCTATTTTGATGGGATCTTCCGCAATTGAAAAAGGGTGATGGTCATCTAAAGGCCTGTATGGCTGTCCATGGATAATGAATGGGGCCAGGTCCAGGTGGTAGATATCCTGCCTGCTGACCGCCGTATTCTGAAGCTTCATGGCCTCACGTGGAATCCGACTCACATCCACTGTCCAGAAGTTTCCTTTGGCCTGAGTCTGGTTTGGATCTTTTAGTACCTGAAGAAAAGATGAAATAAATTCAGATAAAGGTTCATTTAAAATTCTAATTTCTACAATATAAACtcactactgtatataggggtcatCGAGAAGAAATGATTATGTGATAATAACGTTAGTAGAAAACAGGTAAGTCTGTCTATAGATTTCTTTTGGAGGGAAAATTTTTCAGTAACGTTAGAATtgtgaaatacattttttattacaaCGTAACAAAGTGATACCTTCTAAAAACAAGTCATCTCCTTTTAAAAAGTGTAATAAAGGACACCTAACATTAAGCAGGTGAGATTTGAAATAGAACAGGGCTGTTTGATGGGGATTATGGAGGAGAACCTGGAATCTACTAAGGGAATTAGGGTAAAATTACTTTTTGCACCAGAACTGAAGTGTCCACAAAGTGAGATCAGGTCTAAGAGACAATTGTAAAATGCTCCAATGTTATTAGATCTTGTATTAGACACATGACATTTCTGAGGCTGAAAATAGGACGAGAGTCTTTATAAATGTACCTTACCCCATGCACCAGTTTGATGATTTTGCCCTATTTCCACCATTTTTACCATCGTATATAATGATGCATCTTACAATAATAATAAATCTCCCCTTAGATATATAAAAAATAGCAATGTCCATTAGAAGAGAATGTTGTAAATGATCACACAAGTCCTCACCTTTCTGAAACAGTCGTTAGAGGACAGGTTGTGTCTGACGGAGTCTTTCCACCCTTGGTATCGTCCCTTGAAGATCGGGAAGAAGTCGCTGATCTTGTCTAAAATCTGaaggcaaaaaagaaaaacaaaaccattCAATCCTGTAAATTAGTTAATAACAGTGATCCCCATTTATCCTAAATTGTGAATTCTCCTTTCCTGATAAATATACATTAAAAATTACAGTTTACACAGAGGGTAAAGAACCAGCAGGAAGTTTATAATTTGAACCTGGAAGTTTCTGGCTGTTATAACATGTAACAGTATATTCCCACAATGCGGGAAAGTCTTGTAATTAAatatttgttgtgttttttttctgtgtatATGACTGAAGGAAAAATGTAGCAAAAGTAAAAAATGTCTCCAATTTGCTAAAGTGCAGGCTTCAAAGATTTGTTGTCCTCTCTAGGAATCCTAAGTAAATTCCCACTAACTTATTCCTTGATATCATCGTTCTCTTACCTGCGACAGCTTCAACTTCTTGTCCGGGACACTTAGGATCACCAGCGCAATCATGGCCAAGTAAGTGTATGGAGGTTTTGAATATCGCTGGTAATTCTTCTTCTTTCCCCCAGACATTTTCTCCTCCTGACTTGTTGTCAATGCTTGGTCACACTGTGCACTTTCTCCTGGACCACAGTCCATGTTGGAGTCCATCTctagcatcttctccatgctgaacACGTTGGGCGTTGGCATATTGATGGTTTCACAAGCTTGGAGGTTTGAGCTCATGTCTCACAGATTTCTTCAGATACCAATATTAGATGTGATGTGACTATGGGCCAGGGAAGGAGCCTTTATAAGGGCTGGTGGTCACCCCACATCCGGCTTTGTTATGTTAATACCCCCAAAGCAAGATGGAGCCCTTTGCTGATAACATCTCAACTGCTATTGAAAGACCTTCATCCATAAAGTCAATAGCACTATGAATACACAAAGTTTCAGTTCTTAGGTGAGATCCTTCACTAAACATCCTTTGTCATGTATAGTGTGTATATCCTTAGTGTATACCATGTGCCCCCTTGTGTGTTAATAAACCTCAGCCACATGGGTAATGCTGAGGACAAGATGGAAATAAACCAACCATTGGGACAACAGTTTGTGCCTTTTACTGAAGATCTTACATTTTGTGAGTTTGTATAAAGTCACTTACAGACCAAATTACCAATCATTTctcctaaaaatatatattttaattaattatcCATAATATTAACTCATGAAATGTGATCCAAAACACAATAACAGTGTTTATTAGCTAGGTAACAAAATACTTCTAGCACTTTCCCTTAATTAGAACCAATATTGTTGGTTTCCATTTTGTACTTTACACTGTAGACACTTTCTTCATCCAGTCCGGTGTTTACTCTTCTAATAGCCGCATGTCTGCAACTCCTGCACTTTGTCTATATACTTAGTTCCTGGACTATATTTATTGAGGGGTTATACTGGGTCGTTACTTACCTGTTTTGTTGGTCTGTATGGGCTATATTGTCAGTCCTTCCCCCATTTTATGAGGCACCGTTGCTTTCTGTGATTTTATATTTGCACTTTTATTATATTGACTTTAATAAATATATTGTTTCTGCTCCATACTGTCTTAGTGTTTTGTGCTTACCGCCCATCATGGGTCACATGGATGCGGTTTGcgttttttattttgttaattaaTAATCCAGTCACATATTATATTCCACATCCAACCCATTATATTCCCCTCCAACCCATTAATCATTTATTTGGatgagtataaatatatattacACTTTAGATACCTTGTCCTTGGTCTCATCAAATGAGTTTTCCTTCAGTTTCCATCTATAATATTAAGGTGGCATTAGATATTTAATGGTTCCCGCCGTGTGACTCTGGATTCAGTCTTATACTTTCAAAATAAGATATAAATATGGGAAGTGCGTTAGTGGTTTATGACGCCTTTTTTCCTATCTGCAGTGATTTATGACGTCTTCCTTTTCCTTGTATTTTATTTTGTAAGTTCCTCGTTCGCACATGAGCAGATCTCTGTATTATTTAGCGGTGCCACTTACTCATTTTTATACAGGGATGGAATAAACTCATTGTCCATGTGAAGTTACCCCGAACCCTACAGAGGACTAATTTGCAATAGGAAGTATCTGGGGGGAAGGCTTCTTAATGACACCAGTCCATGGAAACCTGAATCCATGAGGTTCATTTATTGTTGGGTCTTGTGGTTCCCCATTAGGGAACAAGCAATTGCTAATTGCAGCATTTACATATAAAATTCAATAACAACATATAATTGGACGTCCTCTCATTTATTGGTTAATATCACTTTATAATAATGTTGATAGATGATTTTACAAGTTTTCTTTTTTGAAAGATATGAATTTACAAGTAACCGTCATTTTTAGGAACTTGTTTTTCCTTTTTCTCCTGTGGTTTACTCGAGTAGATTTCTCTATTTTATTTTTGCATTCTCACAATTGAGGTGATCACAGATAAATGTGCGAATTATGACTGAGCTTTTAATCTCTGCACTTTTGCATCCGTGATTGGGAAACTTTGCCTGATTTAATAAGTTTCTTTTTACACTAGTTATCTCCCGGTGTAGAAAATGGGCTTGAATGATAATTTCTTTCTTCTCCAGAACCTCTTATTTGTTGGATTTCTTACAACTAATGTGGAATATTGAAGTCTATATGACAATAACACTAAAGCTGTGATTATTTTCGGTGTAAGATCTCCCTGTCCGGCTCCGGTCGTCTTCTGCTCCGGCTGCTGTGTATTTACATCAGTTACAATGTGGCTCCCCCAAATCTCCCCCTATGAAGACCCCCTTGTCCCACTGGTTTCTCAAAGTAGGAGGCTCCATATTCCTGATCCCTCCTGACTGCTGAGAACAGAAGACTTGTTGTCATGTAGCACCTTCCCCACCCGATGTTTCTGCTCCTGAGGAACAGAAGATTTACATAGTATTACACAGTGCAGGAATCAGTCACCAGTGATGTTTCCATCTTCCTATAAATCTACACAATGTTTTATTACATTTACAGATTACTTTTTGCCATTGTCTTGTGTTTTTATAGCATTTtcctctgatctaatattggagatgtaAATTGCTTCCTCGTAGATTGTTAGAGAATCTTAGACTGCAGACTGTAAGCTTAAAGATATAATATATTGAAGCTTGTTTGTATTTAATAGGAAGGTAAAAAAGAGAGTTCTTAGTGATTGATACTTTGTGGCCCCTAAAATACACCGGCCTCTGAGgactctttattttttttattaagtcaTAGAAATGAACATTGTATCAAACTAAAAATATTACTGCACCGAAAAAGTCTGTCAGCAGGAGGAAATTTTATCTTCCTTCTCTTAAAGAGTATCTAAACTTTGGCCCTAAAATTCTACATCTACTTTTGTCTTTAATTTCAGGCAGATTTGTGGGGTCTCCTGAGCTGTCCGATGCCGGTCTCCTGAGCTGTCCGGTGTTGGTCTCCTGAGCTGTCCAATGTTGGTTTCCTGAGCAGTGCATTTCATGGAAATTTCAAAAGCCTCGGATCTTCACAATCCGAGGCTTCTATAAAATTTTCAGTACAAACGTTTAGTTAATTTTTAAGGGCAGAATGCCATTTAGGCATTTTTGTACGGATATGTTTCTTTACAAACCATAATTTAGTAGCCACTGATTTATTAGTAAAAATGTTTCCAGAATTATGGATATAAGCCCCTTCATGACATACTATTACGACATGAGGGTATGTTGAAGAGCGTTGTCACAGGggcacatcagaagctctgcaaaggcaacatggcatctgctatctATTTCAGACAATTTTGTACTCCAAAAGTCAatagcgatccttcccttccgagccctgcaccCACTGTACTTTTCCACCTCATATGGGGTATAGTTATACtttagagaaattgcacaacaaattgtatggcacATTTTCTCATGATATTgttgtgaaaatgaaatatttggggctaaagcaacatttttatgagaaaaatgtacatttttatttttatggctcaatgttataaaattctgtgaagtgcCTGTGTGTTCAATCGGCTCACCTcaccattcagctgccgcgatgaaaacttaatctccgaacactaacaaatactcggaggtcacccgagcgtgctgaggaaaacccgagcaacgagtacactcgctcatcactactcaccgctAGATAAATTACTtgagtttagtttccaaaatgggttcacttgtgggggttttcactatTTAGGCATATCTGGGACTCTGCaagcctgacatggtgtccgctatgtaTTTCAGACAATTtttcactccaaaagtcaaattgttcatcccttctgagtcctgccgtgCAGCTAAACAGTTGTTTTCcaccatatatgaggtatcggtcTACTGTCTGGAAAACAGATTGTATGTTCtattttcttctgatacccttgtgaaaatgaaaaatgtaggGCTAAAGCAACGTTCTTGTGTGGTAAATAGTCAAATTTCCATGTTTTTATTCCTGTGATGTACctaaagggttaatatacttcttgaatgtaattttgagcaccttgagggataagtttttaaaatgttgtcacttttggatatttccgGTCATGTAACCCCTCAAagacacttcaaaggtgatgtcgtCCCAAAAAAAATAGGCTTAGTAAATTTTGCAGAAACAATGGAAAAttgatgatcaacttttaacctttctaacgaaaaaaaattatgtttaaaaaaattatgctgatgtgaagtagacgtatgggaaatgctatttattaactattttgtgtgatataactgtctaatttaagggcatataaatttaaaatttgaaagatgctaaattttcaaattttgtcaaattttttatattttcatcaacgcaaatcatattgaccaaaatgTACCAGACACATGATGTTCAGGGTAAGATGAAaaagcattttcagaatcactgggatacgttaAAGAGTTCTAGGGTTATTACCTCAAAGTGATGCTGGTCAGATTTGGAAAACGAGGCTCGGTCATTAATGCACAAAGTGGCTCGGGCCTTAACGGGTTAAGCATCTAAGCTGTGTCAGTAAATATATAATTTTGGAGTACATGCAGTATTTTGAACACTTTTGCAGAGACCAGTGGCCTGTTCCAGAGTTTCGATCTTGTTCCCGTTTCGGGGCTCACAGTACGGGGTGAATATTTGTAAATTTTATTAGTTCAGGCGATTACACATGGCACGTTGACTACGTCTTGCTGCACATATACAATTGGCGTTTACAGACAAAAATGATACACGACAGAGCACATTGTAACTTCACCTGCATCATTATAGTAAGTGGACCCTTTGGCGCATACTCCTGAATCCTGTTTTGCTGGGGTTCGGACATGAGCCCTGACGGAGCCATTGGAAATAGTCTTAAACTGTTTGAGAAGTCGGCCTTAGGGGAGGTGCAGCAACCAAAAAATTGCAAATCTGGGCAttcaatttattttttcttttaaagctTTTAACTTCTGAGTTATATCATTTTCTATCTTGAAAGATTGGACTTCGGCTCGACACAGAAATACTAAATCtgtttgttttttatcattttCAGTTGTGTTTGAATGGGGAAAACTggacctttttctaatttttatggtatggtttttttttatcattgataAGTCCCTTGAGGCACTTATTCTATAATATGTAACACTTCAGCATTGTGATAGATAATGAAAATCAGTCTCGTACAAAACCCCAACCTGTGACTGGGCTGAACAGGAGAACCAATATGGCGGTGGCAAAGAACTTCAGCAGACGTCCAGCTTTTTCGGTTTGTTTGTgggttttcaaggcactgtatatagaatttttgttcagcagggacaggaaggctggtcagagttgatgggaagatgaatgtagctgtgttatgaccccaatggcgagggtctcagaggaacgtggaagtctgcaagatacaaaaatccagctcatagggcagtggtaactgggttgaccatatatctactcctaacgccaacactagaagtagccggggatcattcctacgttgattctagatgacacgcgccagccggagaatctaactacccctagtagaagaaaacaaagacctctcttgcctccagagaaagggacccaaaagcaggatagaagccccccacaaataataacggtgaggtaagaggaaatgacaaacacagaaatgaaccaggtttagcacagagaggcccgcttactaatagcagaataaagaaaggtaacttatatggtcaacaaaaaccctatcaaaatccacactggaaattcaagaacccccgaaccgtctaacggtccggggggagaacaccagccccctagagcttccagcaaagatcaggatacagatttggaacaagctggacaaaaatacaaaacaaaacaaatagcaaaaagcaaaatagcagacttagctgatataaccggaaccaggatcagtagacaagagcacagcagattagctctgataactacgttgccaggcattgaactgaaggtccagggagcttatatagcaacacccctaactaacgacccaggtgcggataaaaggaatgacagaaaaaccagagtcaaaaaactagtaaccactagagggagccaaaaagcaaattcacaacagtaccccccccttagtgaggggtcaccgaaccctcaccacgaccaccagggcgatcaggatgagcggcatgaaaggcacgaactaaatcggccgcatgaacatcagaggcgaccacccaggaattatcctcctgaccatagcccttccacttgaccaggtactgaagcctccgcctggagaggcgagaatccaagatcttctccaccacgtactccaactcgccctcaaccaacaccggagcaggcggctcagcagaaggaactacaggcacaacgtaccgccgcaacaaggacctatgaaatacattgtgaatagcaaacgacacaggaagatccagacgaaaagatacaggattaaggatttccaatatcttgtaaggaccaatgaagcgaggtttaaattttggagaggagaccttcataggaacaaagcgagaagaaagccacaccaaatccccaacgcgtagtcggggacccacaccgcggcggcggttggcaaagcgctgagccctctcctgtgacaacttcaagttgtccaccacatgattccagatccgctgcaacctatccaccacagaatccaccccaggacagtcagaaggctccacatgacccgaagaaaagcgaggatggaaaccagagttgcagaaaaaaggcgaaaccaaggtggcggaactagcccgattattaagggcaaactcagccaacggcaagaatgtcacccaatcgtcctgatcagcagagacaaagcacctcaaataagcctccaaagtctgattagttcgctccgtctgtccattagtctgaggatggaaagcagacgaaaatgacaaatcaatgcccatcctactacaaaaggatcgccagaacctagaaatgaactgggatcctctgtctgacacaatattctcagggatgccgtgcaaacgaaccacgttctggaaaaacacaggaaccagatcggaagaggaaggcagcttaggcaaaggaaccaaatggaccatcttggagaagcgatcacatatcacccagatgacagacatgccctgagacaccggaagatcagaaatgaaatccatggagatatgtgtccaaggtctcttcgggacaggcaagggcaagagcaacccgctggcacgagaacagcaaggcttagctcgagcacaagtcccacaggactgcacaaatgaccgcacatcccttgacaaggaaggccaccaaaaggacctggccaccagatctctggtgccaaaaattcccgggtgacctgccaacaccgaggaatgaacctcggaaatgactctgctggtccacttatccgggacaaacagtctgtcaggtggacaagactcaggcctatcagcctgaaatctctgcaacacacgtcgcagatccggagaaatagctgacaagataactccatccttaagaataccaacaggatcagcgactccaggagcatcaggcacaaagctcctagaaagagcatcggccttcacattctttgaacctggtaaatacgagacaacaaaatcaaagcgggagaaaaacaatgaccagcgggcctgtctcggattaaggcatttagcagactcgagatacatcagatttttgtgatcagtcaagaccaccacacgatgcttagcaccctcgagccaatgacgccactcctcaaatgcccatttcatggccaacaactcccgattgcccacatcataatttcgctcggcaggcgaaaatttcctagagaaaaaggcacaaggtttcataacagagcaaccagggcctctctgcgacaaaacggcccctgctccaatctctgaagcatccacctcaacctgaaagggaagtgagacatcgggctggcacaaaacaggcgccgaagtaaaccggcgtttcaactcctggaaagcctccacggcagcaggagcccagttagctacatcggagcccttcttggtcatatccgtcaaaggtttcacaatgctagaaaaattagcgataaaacgacggtagaagttagcaaaacccaagaacttctgaagactcttaactgacgagggctgagtccaatcaagaatagctcggaccttgactgggtccatctccacagcagaaggggaaaaaatgaaccccaaaaagggaaccttctgtacaccaaagagacactttgagcccttgacaaacaaagaattttcacgcaaaattttaaagaccaacctgacctgctccacatgcgagtcccaattatcagaaaaaaccaaaatatcatccagataaactatcaaaaatttatccagatacttccggaaaatgtcatgcataaaggactgaaaaactgaaggcgcattggagagcccaaaaggcatcaccaagtactcaaaatgaccttcgggcgtattgaatgcggttttccattcatcaccttgcttaatgcgcacaaggttgtacgcaccacgaaggtctatcttggtgaaccacttggcacctttaatccgggcaaacaagtcagacaacagcggcaaaggatactgaaatttgacagtgatgttatttaaaagccgataatcaatacaaggcctcaaagatccgtcttttttagccacaaaaaagaatcccgacccaagaggggaagaagaaggacgaatatgtcctttctccagagactccttgatatacgaacgcatagcggtatgttcaggtaccgacagattaaacagtcttcccttaggaaatttactgcctgggatcaaatctatagcacagtcacagtccctatgaggaggcaatgcactggacctggactcgctaaagacatcctgataatcagacaaatactccggaacttccgaaggcgtagaagaagcaatagacacaggcagggaatccccatgaataccacgacagccccaacttgacactgacatagccttccagtccaggacgggattatgggtctgtaaccatggcagccctaaaacaactaaatcatgcattttatgtaaaacaagaaaacgtatcacctcgcggtgttcaggagtcatgcacatggtaacctgtgtccaatactgcggtttatttgctgccaatggcgtagcatcaatacccctaagaggaataggattttctaatggttcaagaataaaaccacagtgcttagcaaatgacagatccataagactcagggcagcacctgaatctacaaacgccatgacaggataagatgacagtgagcaaatcaaagtaacagacagaataaatttaggttgcaaattaccaacggtgacaggactaacaaccttagctatacgtttagagcatgctgagataacatgtgtagaatcaccacagtagtagcacaagccattccggcgtctatgaattttccgctcatttctagtcaggattctatcacattgcattaaatcaggtgtctgttcagacaacaccatgagggaatttgcggttttgcgctcccgcaaccgccggtcaatttgaatagccagtgccatagtatcattcagacctgtgggaatgggaaaacccaccataacattcttaatagtatcagaaaggccatttctaaaatttgcggccagtgcacactcgttccaatgtgtcagcacggaccatttccgaaatttttggcaatacacttcagcctcatcctggccctgagacatagccagcaaggccttttctgcctgaatctcaagattgggttcctcataaagtaaaccgagcgccagaaaaaacgcatcaatatcagccaatgccggatctcctggcgccagcgaaaaagcccaatcttgagggtcgccccgtaagaacgaaataacaatttttacttgctgagcggagtctccagatgaacagggtctcagggacaaaaacaatttgcaattattcttaaaattcctaaacttaaacctgtctccggaaaacagttcaggaatcggtatcttaggttctgacctaggacttctgataacatagtcttgtaagccctgcacacgagtagccagctggtccacacttgtaatcaaggtctggacattcatgtctgcagcaagcttaagccactct
This is a stretch of genomic DNA from Ranitomeya variabilis isolate aRanVar5 chromosome 6, aRanVar5.hap1, whole genome shotgun sequence. It encodes these proteins:
- the LOC143783329 gene encoding forkhead activin signal transducer 3-like; this encodes MSSNLQACETINMPTPNVFSMEKMLEMDSNMDCGPGESAQCDQALTTSQEEKMSGGKKKNYQRYSKPPYTYLAMIALVILSVPDKKLKLSQILDKISDFFPIFKGRYQGWKDSVRHNLSSNDCFRKVLKDPNQTQAKGNFWTVDVSRIPREAMKLQNTAVSRQDIYHLDLAPFIIHGQPYRPLDDHHPFSIAEDPIKIEDSAPSSTSSSADPASSFPMILWNLPTSNSSYVPPNVVAPPSVHPLVLYPNFPSIPLYNYPSPSNFNSPSTSYSILTYQNPSTLRPQLPIPYRPWK